The Rhodospirillales bacterium sequence GGCGTCTATCTCAACGACCTGCTGCCGGTGCCCTATACCGAGGAAGCGCTCGAACTCTGCGCGCGCAATGTGTGGATATTCCAGGAGAATCTCGGCCGACCGATTTTGCTGGAAAACCCGTCGACCTATCTTCGCTACGTCGACTCCGCGATCCCCGAGGGCGAATTCCTGGCCGCGCTGGCGCGGCGCACCGGTTGCGGCATTCTGCTCGACGTCAACAACCTTTACGTCAGCTACCGCAACACCGGGGCCGAGCCCGAGGCGGTGCTGACGGCGCTCGCCGGGACGAACGTGGGCGAGATCCACGTGGCCGGCCACGCCGTCAACGACGCCGACGGTCATGCGGCCCTGATCGACGATCACGGGTCGGAAGTCGCCGCGGAAGTCTGGCAGCTCTATGCCCGCGCCGTGCGCCTGTTCCCCAACGCCGCGACCCTGGTCGAATGGGACACCAACCTGCCGTCGCTGACCGCGCTGGCGGCCGAGGCGCGGCGCGCCGATCGGCGCCGTTCCCTGGCGCTGAATGGGGAGGACCGCGATGCCCTCTCTTGAGGTCCTGCAAACCGAAATCCGCTCGGCGATCGTCAGCGGCCATTTGGCCCTGGCGGCGCGCGCGATCGACGGCGACGGGCTGGCGCCCGACCGCCGTCTCGCCATCCATCGCCATCATTTTCTCCACACCCTGGTCGAGGCGCTCGGCGTGACATATCCGGTGACCCGGCGCTTGCTCGGCGACGGCGCGTTCACCGCCGCCGCGGAAGGGTTCATTCAGATGTCGCCGCCGGACGGCCCCTGCCTGTTCGAGTACGGCCGGGAATTCGCCGCTTATCTTGCCGCCCATCCGACGATGGAAGCGCTGGCCTACCTCGGCGACGTCTGCCGCTTCGAGTGGGCCATCAACCGCGCCTATCACGCGCCGGACGGCGATGCGCCGCCGCCGCCGGACACTTCCGCCCGGCGCTCGGGCGAACTGATCGCCGCGGTCGCGCCGCACGTCGGGCTGGTCGAGTCGCCCTATCCGATTGCGGCCATCTGGACGGCGCATCAAGAGGACCCGGTGCCGGAAGTGGATCTCGACCAAGGTGGCTGCCGGCTGGCGGTGTTCCGTCGCCGCCTCGATGTCCTGTGGCGTCCGCTCGGTCCGGGCGAAGCGGCCCTGCTCGCCGCCCTTCGCGCCGAACGCCCGTTGGCTCTCGCGTTCGCCCGCGCCCTCGACGCCGAGCCGGGATTTGATCCGTCGTCCGCGCTCGCGGCCTTCGCCGGGGAAGGATTGGTTCTCGGATTCCACCTGTCGAAACCATTTGAGGAGCCCTCGCCATGACGCCCGCTTCAGCCGCCGCCTCCGCCGTCGCTCCGGCCGTCGAAGCCTTCGCCGCCGCCCGGGATTTCCTGTCGCGGCTGCCGCAGCCGGCTCTCGATCTCGCCTTCCGGATCGGGATCGCCTCGGTGTTCTTCAAGTCCGGCTTGGTCAAAATCGGCAACTGGACGGCCGCTGTCGCGTTGTTCCGGGACGAATACCGGGTGCCGATCCTTCCGCCCGAAGCCGCCGCGCTGCTCGCCACCGTCGCCGAACTGACGTGTCCGATGATGTTGATCCTCGGCCTGGGGGCCCGCCTGGGCGCCGCCGCGCTGCTGGCCATGACGGCGGTCATCCAGATCTTCGTCTATCCGGCGAATTGGAGCGAGCACCTGATTTGGGCGGCACCGCTCGCCCACCTTCTTACCCGCGGGCCGGGCCGGTGGTCGATCGACGAATTGATCGCCCGGCGCTGGCTCGACGGGTCGAGCGCGGTAGGCGTGCGATGAACAAATTT is a genomic window containing:
- a CDS encoding DUF692 domain-containing protein codes for the protein MSAQIVPGGLAARAGIGLRAPHVADALASPPPVGWYEVHIENYLGGGVPLRQLESARRDRPVALHGVGSSLAGAEPPDPRHLARIRALARAIEPAIVSEHLAWSVSSGVYLNDLLPVPYTEEALELCARNVWIFQENLGRPILLENPSTYLRYVDSAIPEGEFLAALARRTGCGILLDVNNLYVSYRNTGAEPEAVLTALAGTNVGEIHVAGHAVNDADGHAALIDDHGSEVAAEVWQLYARAVRLFPNAATLVEWDTNLPSLTALAAEARRADRRRSLALNGEDRDALS
- a CDS encoding DUF2063 domain-containing protein, with amino-acid sequence MGRTAMPSLEVLQTEIRSAIVSGHLALAARAIDGDGLAPDRRLAIHRHHFLHTLVEALGVTYPVTRRLLGDGAFTAAAEGFIQMSPPDGPCLFEYGREFAAYLAAHPTMEALAYLGDVCRFEWAINRAYHAPDGDAPPPPDTSARRSGELIAAVAPHVGLVESPYPIAAIWTAHQEDPVPEVDLDQGGCRLAVFRRRLDVLWRPLGPGEAALLAALRAERPLALAFARALDAEPGFDPSSALAAFAGEGLVLGFHLSKPFEEPSP
- a CDS encoding DoxX family protein gives rise to the protein MTPASAAASAVAPAVEAFAAARDFLSRLPQPALDLAFRIGIASVFFKSGLVKIGNWTAAVALFRDEYRVPILPPEAAALLATVAELTCPMMLILGLGARLGAAALLAMTAVIQIFVYPANWSEHLIWAAPLAHLLTRGPGRWSIDELIARRWLDGSSAVGVR